Proteins co-encoded in one Odontesthes bonariensis isolate fOdoBon6 chromosome 24, fOdoBon6.hap1, whole genome shotgun sequence genomic window:
- the LOC142375081 gene encoding uncharacterized protein LOC142375081 has protein sequence MLPEICGFKEFRQRMTPLIIILIFMLQIKGISGRRRDFLYKRSGDEVVLPCNSDASGFPCEIVDWLYNRDVLKKTQKKVRKGKVVKDSAAADRLSVNTDCSLVINNVTDEDVGLYTCRLGQDDKFDGNVFLSTLTISPSPPDADIKKDGEVTLTCSLLRYDFGPCGHNSVRWVDEKGTVLLGKGVGYEFRGQKNCVSYLTVNHQSDNRRFTCQFWEGNTLKIDAHYTPVFPDDETSNTIIIIGAAVGGVVVLLFIITAVLIKRRRRAGVTEDPKITTNVLNPTDHNDEPESNVTYAAVDHFYPSGSPKITLTQVEDMVTYSTVKTQPKTEVDNDPSSFYSCVNLPK, from the exons ATGCTGCCAGAGATATGTGGGTTTAAAGAGTTCAGACAGAGAATGACTCCACTGATAATAATCCTGATTTTCATGCTTCAGATCAAAG GCATCagtggaagaagaagagacTTTCTCTACAAAAGATCTGGAGATGAGGTCGTTCTGCCTTGTAACAGTGATGCATCAGGTTTCCCATGTGAGATTGTTGACTGGCTTTACAACAGAGATGTACTTAAGAAAACTCAAAAAAAGGTTCGTAAGGGAAAAGTTGTTAAAGACTCAGCTGCAGCTGACAGGCTGAGTGTGAACACTGACTGCTCTCTGGTCATCAACAACGTCACTGATGAGGATGTCGGTCTGTACACCTGTCGACTTGGACAGGACGATAAATTTGATGGAAATGTGTTTCTAAGTACTTTGACTA TCTCTCCATCTCCACCAGATGCTGATATAAAGAAGGATGGAGAAGTCACATTAACGTGCTCTCTGTTGAGATATGACTTTGGTCCTTGTGGGCACAACAGCGTTCGCTGGGTGGATGAGAAAGGAACTGTGCTGCTTGGTAAAGGTGTCGGCTACGAGTTCAGAGGACAGAAAAACTGTGTTTCCTATCTGACTGTGAACCATCAGAGTGACAACAGAAGATTCACCTGCCAGTTTTGGGAGGGAAACACTCTGAAGATAGATGCTCACTACACACCTGTCTTCCCAG ACGATGAGACCTCtaacaccatcatcatcatcggaGCAGCGGTCGGGGGGGTGGTGGTTCTGCTCTTCATCATCACTGCTGTTCTCATTAAACGCAGGAGGAGAGCCGGAGTGACAGAGGATCCGAAAATCACAACAA atgttctGAATCCAACAGACCACAAT GATGAGCCAGAGAGCAATGTGACCTATGCAGCCGTTGACCATTTTTACCCATCAGGCTCTCCTAAAATAACG CTCACGCAGGTGGAAGATATGGTGACCTACTCCACCGTTAAGACCCAACCAAAGACGGAAGTGGACAACGATCCCAGCAGTTTCTACAGCTGTGTCAACCTCCCTAAATAA